The following are encoded together in the Pedobacter steynii genome:
- a CDS encoding winged helix-turn-helix transcriptional regulator, translating to MRKEQSTNAINEKFLFQTCELNSALNVISGRWKAQIIYSISQGNNRFNLIRKELPNLSEQVLSRQLKELETHAILVRKVIPETVPSGIEYILTSKGSDLIPILSSLCDWGKTYEEGKEIYHI from the coding sequence ATGAGGAAAGAACAATCGACAAATGCCATCAATGAAAAATTCCTGTTTCAGACCTGTGAATTAAACTCTGCTTTAAATGTGATTAGCGGTCGTTGGAAGGCGCAGATCATTTATTCCATTTCCCAGGGAAATAACCGGTTTAACCTGATCAGAAAAGAGTTGCCCAATCTATCAGAACAGGTACTCAGCAGACAGTTGAAAGAGCTGGAAACACATGCTATCCTTGTCAGGAAAGTGATCCCGGAAACTGTTCCCAGCGGGATTGAGTACATCCTGACCAGCAAAGGATCAGACCTGATTCCGATCTTAAGCAGCCTTTGTGATTGGGGTAAAACTTATGAAGAAGGTAAAGAGATTTACCATATCTAA
- a CDS encoding glycoside hydrolase family 2 protein, which yields MMIKGERSFLMFAAFMLLLNLAVRSQTKLKEGARTVIAINNDWQFKKDANRRDAALTDLKWKNVTIPHTWNDKDIQSGNGFYAGDATYKKELLADAGWEGKRVFIRFEGVGSESRLYVNDRLIGEHKGSYSAFAFDISYALKYGQKNKIEVRVNNQEREDVIPVNNRLFPIYGGIYRPVSLIITNKLNIVVTDFASPGIYISQKNVSAKSAEVQVKVKLENKLDKAANLTLSAKIYDASGKIVKQEDGPISVSTQGEQIFTKNLDLTNPHLWNGIKDPYLYRLVASILDGDKVLDEVSQPLGLRKFEMKPGKGFFLNDQPYRLLGVCRHQDKQDEGNALSNEQHLADLKDIQEMGATSIRFAHYQQSEYLYSKCDSLGFVIWAEIPFVNAVSGKEAANAQHQLRELIRQNYNHPSIYVWGLHNEVYGKTPDDYTAVLTRDLDDISKTEDPDRYTVSVSGYGEMDRPTNLNADIQGMNRYYGWYEGRIGDLEQWVSGLEKKYPDNRLVLSEYGVEANIDQQEEVKRDTGNPSGQFWPEAYQQKFHEIQWGIIEKHPYIAASYIWNMFDFAVPPANGGGVPARNMKGLITYDRKVKKDAFYWYKANWNPEPMVYLTGRRHTKRTNALTTVTVYSNVGVPVLTLNGKKINGVKKGTTDVHYVFENVKLQKGKNHIEAVAGKEDKVVKDQIDWSF from the coding sequence ATGATGATAAAAGGGGAGAGATCTTTTTTGATGTTTGCTGCATTTATGCTGCTGCTTAACCTGGCAGTAAGGTCGCAAACGAAGTTAAAAGAAGGGGCAAGAACAGTAATTGCAATAAATAACGACTGGCAGTTTAAAAAAGATGCCAACCGGAGGGATGCAGCTTTAACAGACCTGAAATGGAAAAATGTTACCATTCCCCATACCTGGAATGATAAGGACATCCAGTCTGGTAATGGTTTTTATGCAGGTGATGCGACTTATAAAAAGGAACTGCTTGCAGATGCGGGATGGGAGGGTAAAAGAGTATTTATCCGTTTTGAAGGAGTAGGTTCGGAATCCCGTTTATATGTTAATGACCGGCTCATTGGTGAACATAAAGGTTCTTATTCTGCTTTTGCATTTGATATTTCCTATGCATTGAAATACGGACAGAAAAATAAAATTGAAGTTCGGGTAAACAATCAGGAACGCGAGGATGTGATTCCGGTGAACAACCGTTTATTCCCAATATACGGCGGGATTTACCGGCCGGTATCGCTGATCATTACCAATAAGCTGAACATTGTAGTAACGGATTTTGCCTCGCCGGGAATTTATATCAGTCAGAAAAATGTATCGGCAAAGTCTGCGGAAGTGCAGGTAAAAGTGAAACTGGAGAATAAACTGGATAAGGCGGCGAATCTGACCTTATCTGCAAAAATCTATGATGCCAGTGGCAAAATCGTAAAACAGGAAGATGGTCCGATCAGCGTATCTACACAGGGAGAACAGATCTTTACCAAAAACCTGGATCTGACTAATCCACACCTTTGGAATGGAATTAAAGATCCATACCTCTACAGGTTGGTGGCAAGTATTTTAGATGGGGACAAGGTGCTGGATGAAGTTTCCCAGCCTTTAGGGCTTCGGAAATTTGAGATGAAGCCAGGCAAAGGCTTCTTTTTGAACGATCAGCCTTATCGGTTGCTGGGGGTATGTCGCCATCAGGATAAACAGGACGAAGGAAATGCTTTATCAAATGAGCAACATCTGGCCGATTTAAAGGATATTCAGGAAATGGGGGCAACATCGATCCGTTTTGCCCACTATCAGCAATCGGAATACCTTTATTCCAAATGCGATAGCCTGGGCTTTGTGATCTGGGCGGAAATTCCTTTTGTGAATGCCGTTTCCGGCAAAGAGGCTGCAAATGCCCAGCATCAGCTGAGAGAACTGATCCGTCAGAACTATAACCATCCTTCTATCTATGTGTGGGGACTTCATAATGAAGTGTACGGAAAAACTCCCGATGACTATACGGCTGTTTTGACGCGGGACCTGGATGATATTTCGAAAACGGAAGATCCTGACCGTTATACGGTCAGTGTAAGTGGTTATGGAGAAATGGATAGGCCTACCAATCTGAATGCGGACATTCAGGGAATGAACCGTTATTACGGTTGGTATGAAGGACGTATCGGAGATCTGGAACAATGGGTATCCGGATTGGAAAAGAAATACCCGGACAACAGGCTGGTACTCTCAGAGTATGGTGTAGAAGCGAATATTGATCAGCAGGAAGAAGTCAAAAGAGATACCGGCAACCCTTCGGGGCAGTTCTGGCCGGAAGCTTATCAGCAGAAGTTCCATGAAATTCAATGGGGAATCATTGAAAAACATCCTTATATCGCAGCTTCCTATATCTGGAATATGTTTGATTTTGCGGTGCCTCCTGCAAATGGTGGCGGGGTACCTGCCAGAAATATGAAAGGACTGATTACTTATGACCGTAAGGTGAAAAAGGATGCTTTTTACTGGTATAAAGCGAACTGGAACCCGGAACCTATGGTATACCTCACCGGAAGGCGACATACAAAAAGAACCAATGCCCTGACTACGGTAACGGTATACTCGAATGTGGGTGTACCGGTATTAACACTCAATGGTAAGAAGATCAATGGCGTTAAAAAAGGGACTACAGACGTTCATTATGTCTTTGAAAATGTGAAACTTCAAAAAGGAAAAAACCATATTGAAGCAGTAGCCGGAAAAGAGGATAAAGTGGTAAAAGACCAGATCGACTGGTCGTTTTAA
- a CDS encoding alpha-L-fucosidase → MKRLIIAALGFASLINLQPVAAQQAPVKEKVTLLHGSHRTGKRTDAAMEKWRGHGLGQFIHWGLYAIPGGAWNGKQYNGAAEWIRSWNGIPKSTYDSLNYSFNPTAFDAKSWAKTAKQMGAKYVTFTTKHHDGFCLWPSKYTKYTVANSPYKKDIVKAVVDAYDQEGIDVILYFSVMDWNHPDWRYDIKSKEDSIAFERFKKFTRNQLIELLTNYPTVKGLWFDGTWDTSWVKQAAFADELETEMRKLRPGLIIGSRFRADENGKRHFDSNGVLMGDYEQGWERKIPSRIEDVHGNDWDCVMTVPENQWGYNAAWNGHIKTGLELIEMTARCVSLGGNFVLNFGPKGDGSIRQEELKLAAEIGDWMKINQQAIYNCGYAGYDKQDWGYFSKKTGTDKIYMLVFNVPVSGALRIKTPAKTVIKKASLLADATETFTPEQISGDEYFLHLKKGTHPQPFVIVLETAPGQQSNGVKYEKAKI, encoded by the coding sequence ATGAAAAGACTAATTATTGCAGCATTGGGTTTTGCAAGCCTGATTAATTTGCAACCGGTAGCTGCTCAGCAGGCCCCGGTTAAAGAAAAAGTGACGCTGTTGCATGGTTCACACCGGACAGGAAAAAGAACAGATGCCGCCATGGAAAAGTGGAGGGGCCATGGTCTTGGTCAGTTTATACATTGGGGCTTATATGCCATTCCAGGCGGGGCCTGGAATGGAAAACAATATAACGGAGCGGCAGAATGGATCAGGTCCTGGAACGGGATTCCGAAATCTACCTACGATTCCCTGAATTATAGTTTTAACCCGACTGCTTTTGACGCGAAGTCATGGGCGAAAACAGCGAAACAGATGGGGGCTAAATATGTCACATTTACGACTAAACATCATGATGGATTTTGCCTGTGGCCCAGTAAATACACGAAGTATACCGTGGCGAATTCTCCTTATAAAAAAGATATTGTAAAAGCGGTAGTCGATGCTTATGACCAGGAAGGAATTGATGTGATCCTGTATTTTTCTGTCATGGATTGGAATCATCCCGACTGGCGTTATGACATTAAAAGCAAAGAAGACAGCATTGCCTTTGAGCGCTTTAAGAAATTTACCCGCAATCAGCTGATCGAATTGCTGACGAATTATCCTACAGTTAAGGGACTTTGGTTTGATGGAACATGGGATACATCATGGGTGAAACAAGCTGCTTTTGCAGATGAACTGGAGACGGAAATGCGCAAGCTGCGTCCGGGACTGATAATTGGCAGCCGGTTCAGGGCAGATGAAAATGGAAAACGTCATTTTGATTCCAACGGAGTATTGATGGGAGATTATGAACAGGGTTGGGAAAGAAAAATCCCCTCCCGGATCGAAGATGTACATGGTAATGACTGGGACTGTGTAATGACGGTTCCTGAAAATCAGTGGGGCTATAATGCAGCCTGGAACGGGCACATTAAAACTGGTCTTGAGCTGATCGAAATGACAGCCCGCTGTGTTTCGCTGGGCGGTAATTTTGTGCTCAATTTTGGCCCGAAAGGGGATGGCTCCATTCGTCAGGAAGAGCTGAAGCTGGCGGCAGAAATCGGCGACTGGATGAAGATTAATCAGCAAGCCATTTACAATTGTGGTTATGCCGGTTATGATAAACAGGACTGGGGTTATTTCAGCAAAAAGACCGGAACGGATAAAATCTATATGCTGGTGTTCAATGTTCCGGTTTCCGGTGCCTTAAGAATTAAAACACCAGCTAAAACGGTGATCAAAAAAGCCAGTCTGCTGGCAGATGCAACAGAAACATTTACTCCGGAGCAGATCAGTGGGGATGAATATTTTCTGCACCTGAAAAAAGGAACACACCCGCAACCATTTGTCATTGTGCTGGAAACCGCTCCGGGACAACAAAGCAATGGGGTTAAATACGAGAAAGCTAAAATTTAA
- a CDS encoding thioredoxin family protein: MKTKKILFTVCALFLFATSYAQQPAKSADLILKEAYKQAAKEKKKVFVIFHASWCGWCHKLDTAMNDVSCKKLFDDNYVTTHLTVMENDKNKHLENPGAIELMKTYRGDKSGIPFFLIMDEKGKLLADSQIRPEGASLDSPGENMGCPASKEEIIAFQKVLKKTSKLTETELGTITRRFSAIKGM, encoded by the coding sequence ATGAAAACTAAAAAAATATTATTTACTGTTTGTGCCTTATTTCTTTTCGCCACAAGCTATGCGCAGCAGCCCGCAAAATCGGCTGACCTAATTCTTAAAGAAGCCTATAAACAAGCAGCAAAAGAAAAGAAAAAGGTATTTGTGATCTTCCATGCCTCCTGGTGTGGCTGGTGCCATAAACTGGATACCGCAATGAATGATGTCAGTTGCAAGAAATTATTCGACGACAATTACGTCACCACACACCTGACCGTAATGGAGAATGATAAAAATAAACACCTAGAAAACCCGGGTGCAATAGAACTCATGAAAACTTACCGTGGAGATAAAAGCGGAATTCCATTCTTTTTGATCATGGACGAAAAAGGAAAACTGCTGGCTGATTCCCAGATCAGACCGGAAGGAGCATCTTTAGACAGCCCCGGAGAGAATATGGGTTGCCCTGCTTCAAAAGAAGAAATCATTGCTTTTCAAAAAGTATTGAAAAAGACGTCAAAATTAACCGAGACAGAACTCGGTACGATTACCAGGCGTTTCTCCGCTATAAAGGGAATGTAA